One window from the genome of Bacillus tianshenii encodes:
- a CDS encoding Hsp20/alpha crystallin family protein codes for MFDPFKQFQDFQKQFDFFFDQNFTKKFEDLVQTKPFPPVNIYRSDNELFVVLSLPGLKNVEQLDIYVEKNMVEVRGNIVLSYPGFECKQQEIFTGHFERSIPLPYPVIEERVDASYHKGLVLIHLHRLISKSSEQNKVGIRYIED; via the coding sequence ATGTTCGACCCATTCAAACAATTTCAAGACTTTCAAAAGCAATTTGATTTCTTCTTTGATCAAAATTTCACGAAAAAATTTGAGGATTTAGTGCAAACGAAGCCATTTCCTCCCGTTAACATTTACCGATCTGATAATGAACTATTTGTTGTTCTTAGCCTACCTGGGTTAAAGAACGTGGAGCAGCTGGACATTTATGTAGAAAAAAATATGGTAGAAGTAAGAGGAAACATTGTTTTATCTTATCCTGGATTTGAATGCAAGCAGCAAGAAATTTTTACTGGTCATTTTGAACGGTCGATTCCATTACCTTACCCAGTTATCGAAGAGCGTGTAGATGCTTCCTATCATAAGGGTTTAGTACTGATTCACCTTCACCGTCTTATCTCAAAATCTAGCGAACAAAATAAAGTCGGAATTCGCTACATTGAAGACTAG
- a CDS encoding DUF2179 domain-containing protein, which yields MVAIILAINIVYVSFFTIRMILTLKGQRYLAAFISVFEVLIYVVGLGLVLDNLNQIQNLVAYAVGYGLGVLVGMKIEEKLALGYITVNVITKEWDKKFTETLRSKGYGVTSWMAYGMEGDRLAMQILTPRKYELKLYDTIKEIDPKAFIIAYEPKAIHGGFWVKAVNRRKIM from the coding sequence ATGGTTGCGATTATCCTTGCTATTAATATTGTGTATGTATCATTCTTTACGATACGGATGATTCTAACACTGAAAGGGCAACGTTATCTTGCGGCTTTTATCAGTGTTTTTGAAGTCCTCATTTATGTAGTGGGGCTTGGCCTAGTGTTGGACAATCTAAATCAAATTCAAAATTTAGTTGCCTATGCAGTTGGTTACGGGTTAGGTGTACTCGTTGGGATGAAAATCGAAGAAAAGCTGGCGCTCGGCTATATTACAGTTAATGTGATTACGAAGGAATGGGATAAGAAATTTACGGAGACGTTAAGAAGCAAGGGGTATGGGGTGACAAGCTGGATGGCCTATGGAATGGAAGGAGACCGTCTAGCGATGCAAATCTTAACTCCGCGGAAATATGAGTTGAAATTGTATGATACGATTAAAGAGATTGATCCGAAAGCCTTCATTATTGCATACGAACCGAAGGCAATTCATGGTGGCTTTTGGGTGAAAGCTGTTAATAGAAGGAAGATTATGTGA
- a CDS encoding NETI motif-containing protein, producing MSKKKKYEVKENETVSDCLDRMKADGYVPTRRMEKPVFKEVKKNGKVIQEPYRQQIIFEAKLMEK from the coding sequence ATGAGCAAAAAGAAAAAATATGAAGTTAAAGAGAATGAAACGGTTTCAGATTGCTTAGATCGAATGAAAGCGGATGGCTATGTGCCTACAAGAAGAATGGAAAAACCAGTCTTTAAGGAAGTAAAAAAGAATGGTAAGGTAATTCAGGAGCCATATCGTCAACAAATTATTTTTGAAGCTAAATTGATGGAAAAATAG